aatatatttaatagaaaACTCTTTGAACTGGATACTTATAGtcccatttcttttttttcgtactTACTATAGATTCTATAGTATAGAACACACCCTGGAATTTTGGAACTAGGAGGTATAAAAGCACACTCTCATACAGCACAGACAGCTTGAGGTCTTAGCTGGACCAATGTCTGACCCCTCCCCCAGTCATCCTCTCTTTTTACCACCCCACCCCAACCTATAGCTTCACACTTTTTGGCTGCGCTGTGCTTTCAAGTGGAAAATTACTTTCGCAGCTTTATGATGCGGAAATTATCATGGCGAATTTGCCTTACAAGGAATGCCAGCGAGTCGAGTCCGCAGCTCCTGGGCTCCGTGCTCCCTGTTCCGAGCTCCCAGTTCCGAGTTCCGACCGTCGGAGTCCACCATCCCGTACATCTGCATATGTAGCACTGCTATCTGTGAGCCCGATCAAGGCgccagccacgcccaccgacCCAGCGCCCGTCGCATAATGAAAcgagcttttgcttttgctttcgaCTTTGGCGACACCGTTGACAACTTGTGGTGCTCCTCATCCGCGGCTCATCCTCCAGGACACTGAGAAATAATTGTGTTTAATAAAGTaagaaaaataactttataaAGTAATCCTAAAAAGGAATACgagaaaaatattacagaAATCTATTTTTCCCTACGTACACTTATGCAGCTGTGTTCTTCATCAATTTAAGTAATCTCAAGATTTTGAAAACTATAAGAACCAAAAGTTTTAAACTGAATACTGAATCTGAAAGATACCTGTGTCAGAAACATTTCCAATGACAACGTTTTTTTGGTGGAATATATTTGTATCCCTTATATCCTAGACATTTGCATATCCATTATCATTTtttggagagagagagagttctACAGAGTTCttattagttttcttttaaaattttaaaatttgtactaCTTTTTTTCTGCACTTATTTCGCACAGCTTagttttttcccagtgcactcTTCTCGCAATCCAGCGAGCAGCTGCTGACTggctccatttccatttgaattAGCATAAAACGAGGCGGCTTACGTCTGTCTATTGGGGCCGGGGGTGGGGGAGGTGTGGCAAGGGGGTGAATCCGAATCGGAATCAAAGCCAAAAATGGAATGGGGGGATATGGGGATGTGGATGGTGGTCCTGTAGCAGAGATATcatctgttgctgctgccgtggAGCTGTAGCTTCTGTTCTGCAGCTTCGTTATCTTTTTAACTTGCTGGCTGTCGTTTATTTAACTGATAATGATTTGATGGCAGTTGGCTAAGCTTCCAACAAAGCCCGTTCCCCAGCTCATCCcactttcatttccatttccattcccatacccatttcccatttccacgcCCATTCCTCGCCATTTACTGAGGTCAATTACACGCTTTCGATTAAATTTACCACGGATGCTCgatgtatttgttgttgtgtttGGTGTTGACAGGGAACAGCTGGAAGATCCTGCCACAGCATCTCTATCGCTGTCCCGCTTCCACGTCCAAGTATCCTTGGCATGTAAGTGTGTGTgcctgagtgtgtgtgtgtgagtggcaCAAATAAAgttgaattattatttttctttatgctTCTAGGAGGCGGGGGCTGTGGTTGGGGGCGTGGTGCGTGCCTGGAATGCTCAAGTGTTGCCAAGTTGCATATTCGCTTCGTTATCCCATCgggctaacacacacacatacaggcATAAGCTTTAAAGAGGGGATTACTGAAATACCATATTGGATATTTAACACGGTGAATTCTTCAGGACATTCTTGAATATATTTAGTCCTTATAAAACGCATGCCAGCAGGTTAAATATGCTTTATaacaatacatttaaaaatgttctagaattctagtttctttttttttcgacctattcttattttgtttaatcacTAATTATAAAATGTGAGATATACCATTTGCACTAATATTGTGCTTGGAATCCAGAGCAATTTTTGTTATCATAACAATTTTATACCAccaaaatatagttttttctttttagcaCTTTTAAAACACAGGCAATTAATGCATgaaattgtaaaattgtatatcCTTATAAccttaaatgtattttctttcatatttatgtgtgaaattttaaatgattttctcGCTTTTCCTTTTATGGTGCCTAAGGCTTTCAAATTTTGCGAGTATTTCGTTAAATTTTATAGCTCCACCACGTGTGCTTTCCGGATAATAATCATGCGTGTGTTTAGTTAACATTAAAGTACGTGAAATTCGCtttcgttttcttttgttttgtacAGAACGTAAAGGTTTATTACCGTAAAGAGTAaacaaattttgcaaaaacatttaacataTACAAAGACATGTATACCTATTTAAGACAAAATGTAAAGCACGCCTAATTGAATGACTCTGGGTAAATAAGCGCAGGTGAGCCTTTAAACTTATAccatttaattactttaaacAAGAGTTAGGTGAATTTAAGTTAGTTATTTGGATAGTATgtattgaaaaaattataaacatttagTTGGGTTCTAGGTCGCAGTTATAAAACACTTGGAAATCCTTTTAAGTCAACATAATACGTAGGTAATCGATCATTTGGTCGTATATTTCGTTCTCCAGAGCAACAAAGACCGCATCGAAGTCGCAATTCAGCTCTATGCACATCAGGGGTTCCTCGGACATCGACTTCAAGAAGCTGATAGTGGGTGTGATCTTCAAGGCGCCCAAAAGGCTCAGGGCCTTATCCTTGGAACTGGCGTATCCTTCTGAACGAATGACTGTAAAAGCAGCTTCCTTCAGGGCAGGATAGAAGTTTTGAAAGTATTTATGGCGATCGCAGAGGCGCCGACCCGAATTATTTAAGCTTCCGGATATTGCGAGCTCCCTGTAGGTTTTGAACTTCTTCCTGCGCTCCGACTCCAATCCGTCGTCCACTTTGGTACCTTCTTCCTTGATTTGACCCGGTCGCAACTCATCCATGTCGTCAGAGATTGCGGCCAGCATTTCAACGGCGGCCCTCTGTATGGCAAGACTTATCTTTTTCGACTCTCCAAAGCGAACTATGGAAGCGACGGAGCAGCAGGCCACGAATTCTGGGGCTTCAGGAGTTCCACGGTGCTCCACAATTTCAATGGTGGGCAGTGGCATCTCCTGGCGGACGCAGTAGTCCCGCAGCTCCTTCAGCATGTCGCGATCCAGATGAGCCGGTTCTTCAGTCACATCCATTGTTTTGGGGGTCATAATGAAATCTGCGTAAATTATCCGAAAGTAAATTATCACAAAGTTTGAGGTGCAGAATATTTTTGACACTGTCAAATTCTTTCTAtcggcaaaaaataaatcaagcgGTAGTTTAATAAGCAACCCTATTTACCTCTCTGAAAATAAACCATTCCCTGATGAGGCtcagtaaatattttagtattggaaaaaaaattactctTTTAAACACGGTAATTTAAtagtatttttattcttttatttccaaatGGAAGATCTTATATTtactattaatatttaatagaaGAATAATATGGTTAGCCGCAATAGACCCATAGACCTAAATTAagtcataaaataatagtaTATTGATTGAGaacccattttttaagaggtgggTTAACCTTTCGGAACACTATGGCACGTCATTTGAATCCCTGAGTAAGCTTTACCTTAACACTCATTTCCATAGCGTCTAGATCATAAACAGGTATCCAAATTGGAAAGTTGGCCAGCAGCCTTCgactgctcctcctcctccggttGCGATGAGCGAACCGCTGTCGGGTCCCTGGCTGCGATTTTTGTACAATGGCATTTTGCTGAGCACGGCGGTGTTTTCAGGCCGTAAAATGCAGCCGGAGAAGCACCCCTTCGCCCTGGTTGCCTGCGTGGTGGTGGGATTCTCGGCGGTCTTCGGATTGCTCCGAGTGATCTTCGCCAGCGGCCAGCCGGAGGAGTGCCGAAAGCTGAGGGACGTAACGCACGGTGTCCTGGAACTGGTGCCCCTGCCGCTGGCCAATATGGATCTCTACATGCAGTCCACCGGCCTGAGTCCCATTGCTTTGGGCCATGCCTTCTTCGTGCTTCCCCTGGTCTGCGATTTGGGTTGCTGCCTGGCGAAAAATAGACGAGATTGTGCCTTCAGTGATAGCTTGCGGAATCTTACGGTTCT
The genomic region above belongs to Drosophila takahashii strain IR98-3 E-12201 chromosome 2L, DtakHiC1v2, whole genome shotgun sequence and contains:
- the LOC108068285 gene encoding uncharacterized protein, which codes for MTPKTMDVTEEPAHLDRDMLKELRDYCVRQEMPLPTIEIVEHRGTPEAPEFVACCSVASIVRFGESKKISLAIQRAAVEMLAAISDDMDELRPGQIKEEGTKVDDGLESERRKKFKTYRELAISGSLNNSGRRLCDRHKYFQNFYPALKEAAFTVIRSEGYASSKDKALSLLGALKITPTISFLKSMSEEPLMCIELNCDFDAVFVALENEIYDQMIDYLRIMLT
- the LOC108068282 gene encoding uncharacterized protein encodes the protein MSEPLSGPWLRFLYNGILLSTAVFSGRKMQPEKHPFALVACVVVGFSAVFGLLRVIFASGQPEECRKLRDVTHGVLELVPLPLANMDLYMQSTGLSPIALGHAFFVLPLVCDLGCCLAKNRRDCAFSDSLRNLTVLGNIVSLGFLAYVERNFLYLRMMLVMIVVKYGVVLVDSIKEDAGEDLQVCGTALFLHLLGKAVDSSAS